gggagcatctgcactgggtgtattatcctgaacctcaacctcaacctcaccgtgaaccgatgtagaaggagtagcctctgtatcgatcaaaccctcaaaaatctgagttgggtttttggacttgtcaatgtccttaatcgtttgatcttccataaacacaacatctctgctccttacgagcttcctctcaacgggatcataaaatctgtacccgaactcatcatgaccataaccgatgaacacacactgccgcgacttcatctcaagcttcgatctatcaaccttgggaatatgaacaaatgccttacacccaaagaccctcaagtgactgtaagaaacatccttaccagtccaaaccctctctggaacatcaccatccaatggagcacttggtgacaaattcagcacatgaaccaccgtgttcaaagcttctgcccagaaagtcatcgataagcctgactgtgagatcaaacatctcatcctctcgacaatcgtccgattcatcctttcagccaacccattcaactgtggagtatgaggtggcgtgaactgatgccttattccatgctctttgcaataagcatcaaatggtccaagatactctccaccattatcactgcggatacacttcagcttcttccccgtttgtctctcaaccaatgccacaaagtgcttgaaatatcccagcacctgatccttcgtcctcataggaaatacccacgacttccttgaatgatcatcaataaaagtcacataatatgatgcgccaccaagagatcttgtcttcattggaccacacacatctgagtgtaccaaatccagtacctcgggtttcctagaaggtgcggaagacttgaaagataccctgtgttgttttcccgcaaagcaatgcgaacacttctgtaggtgcaaaccagagattcctggaatcacctcattcttagacaacacaaccattcctttctcactcatgtgaccgagtctcttatgccatagctccatggcattatcattctccaccgcattaacaacatctttggagaccttagcctgcatccaatagaaagatgaagacttctcacctcgagccacaatcaaagaaccgcgagagagcttccatttaccaccaccgtgcaaactgaaatagccctcatcatcaagtcttcccgtcgatatcagattcatcctaatatcaggaacatgcttaacatccttaagcaccagcctagtaccaagactagtctccaagcaaacatcaccaatgccagcaacctgagccatcgcatcattccccatcttcacagaaccataattacccgtagtataggtagaaaacaaatcccgttgtgatgtagcatgagtagtagctccactgtcaatcacccaactggtgtcctggcatgcgacattaatggcatcaccctcaagaagaatgagaaactgatcttcggtgagagtcacccgatccaccttttcttcttgatttccttgctgcttgtttttcaacttccagCAATCCTTCTTCATGTGCCCTTTCTTATGACAGAAGTAGCACTCCATATTAGCAAATCTATTAGACTTGCTCCTGctcctgttcttgtctctcttgggaTCTCTACTTGTACTTCTCCCCCTTGACTCAGTCACAAAAACATCTGAACGCGAACTGCTAGCATTCGACTGCcttcttgcttcctcattaagaacactgttcttcactgaatccatcgaaataacaccttccgacgcggagttacaaagagacatcctgaaaacctcccaagagtccggtaaagtaccgagaagccacagaccgtgaatctcatcatcaaacttgatgcccatatcagacaacttgttgagcaatccctgaaacgcattcaagtgatctgtcatcggagtcccctcctgatacctcagctcaatcaacttcttgatcatgtacatcttgttgtttccggtcttcctagcatataactgctccagcttcttccacaaagaacgagcatccgtctcagtctcaatatgatgcaacacattatcatctacccactgccttatcaacccacacacttggcgatgctgcagcttccactcttcatccgtcttcttctcaggtttctgctcctcgaagactggaacatggaattctttaacaaagagcaaatcctccatcttgcccttccatagatgatagttagcaccattcaagcttatcatcctgctcatattttccatctttcacacaagcaaataacaacccaaagttatcaaaaccaaagctctaaaaccagaagctctgataccactctgttggggaaagtcacacggcgcagcggaaatactaatggtcgtgttcccctgaccttgtgcgaacctgtgaggaaaatacttcgacgatggcaagatatcaaagttgcgataactaaatgagacacacaatttttacgtggaaaacctcctcgatgtgagaaggaaaaaccacgggaccgtagtccactcaaaaatccactatataaatggtatgagtacaaccacgtcctccctgttcaacagcctgaacagaacagagaatctagctacaaagagctatctccaacacaaacaacaacaacaagagagcaacacaaagcttcaaaaccggcagcaaccaaacgacctcagctcacaaagattccggcttccagaaactaatccaaccgtacaaatccaagataaacaagtcgacaatacctctgccaaatttcagctcaataagaaaagatctcaccgttggatttaccaaacacccaagactgctctgctgaagaactatggcgaccagcttcaagaaaacccagacaacagaagatccaaccgttgaaatccaaatccctttGGTGAACCTCTAACCCattgactgaagaagcttcccacaaaatatcagcccgatcaggatccgtttgaccctccaaatccagtcttgaaatcaccttaggagttttctccttctctctctttttctcctttctctcttttgtctctctctctaaactctattattgtgaGTCTACAGTGCAAAGGGTCATGAGAATTATTATTATGTCTCATGCCCACTTGGTTctctccatctaggagggacccaacaATTGCTAGAGGACTTCTTTATCTTCACCAAGATTCACGGTTTAGGGTTATCCACAGAGACTTGAAAGCAAGTAACGTCTTGCTTGATAAAAATATGACTCCTAAGATCTCCGACTTTGGGATGGCGAGGATCTTTGGACGGGAAGAGACGGAAGCCAACACAAGGAAGGTGGTCGGCACTTAGTAAGCAATTATTCTCCAAAACAACAAAAGAGTTTTTGtcttaaattcaaatttaaaagaaaacctAACGTATGGGTGTTTATTCTTCGTTATGCAGCGGTTACATGTCTCCAGAATATGCAGTGGATGGGATATTCTCGATGAAGTCGGATGTTTTCAGCTTCGGGGTCTTGCTTCTTGAGATTATAAGTGGCAAGAAGAATAACGGATTCTACAACTCAAACCGTGACCTTAATCTCCTCGGTTTTGTATGCTAAGAACCTCTTGATTTCGATATTTTTTCGTTATAATCTGATGATAACACTAAAAAATTCCATCTCTTATGCGAAGGTGTGGAGATATTGGAAGGAAGGAAAAGGGATAGAGAGCGTAGACCCAATCATCATAGATGATTCATCATCAGCACTACTCCGGACACATGAAATTTTAAGATGTATACAAATTGGTCTCTTGTGTGTTCAAGAACGTGCTGAAGACAGACCAGTGATGTCGACTGTTATGGTGATGCTTGGGAGCGAAACTACGGCTATTCCTCAGCCTAAACGGCCCGGTTTCTGCGTTGGGAGAAGTCTTCTTGAGACTGAATCGTCCTCAAGTACACAGCGCGGTGATGAATTGTCAGTGAACCAAATCACCCTCTCAGTCATTGATGCCCGGTAATTTGAACGTTACCGAGACAATCTATTTATTCATTCTCAAAAGAAGGATTTTTTAGGCTATTCACACATATTGAAAAtacaataaatgtttataatcaaatttatcatttattttattatacaatttttataacTATCAACCAATGGTATTTAGTCAAATCAAATATTCTCattaatatttcttaaaagtatacaaaaatactttataagtataagaaatttattttatggaacaaaaaaaaatattaaaaatttgtatattttggaACTGAGAAAGTACTGAATAGCTCAATTTTTACTATTCGTTCTTTGATGACTTGCTCTATCTAATTTAGTTTTGGAACAAAGTTACTACTGAGTACTAGACTCGAATATAGAACTATAACATAAGATTGATCTTATAGCTATCCATCAAACCCAAAACCGAAGAAATTATCTGAAGTACACCTCTATATGAATAAATAAAGCGAAGTTAGTGTCTTTGTAAgggaaaatgttttaaatagtcacattattttaaaatactatcaCTATCCTTATATGAGAGGCAAATGATAAAGGCATCAGACCTCTAGCTGAACTACATGGGAACACGCATCGACATATTTCATTCAAAGGGGGGCAAATCACACCAACAAGAAAGAAATAAGCAACCAAACTAGTTGGCCTAAGATTCCTAACTAAACAGAGCTCCAAGGTCAAGTGGAAAATCTCAAAAGCTGcacaaaccaaaaaattatgaaatttacaAACCAGAAGTGTTCATTGCGAGTAGTTCATTGAAATGGATGCCAGCCAAACTATGAAGCGTCCTGTACCAAAACCAATTGTGGACTTCAAGATTGATCTTATAGCTATCCATCAAACCAAAAACCGAGAGAAATATCCGCGTGAATGAATTTCTGATCTATTTCCCAAAACCCGTTAAACTAGTTCTCAGCTTACTTTATTTGCAAGCTCTTGAGCtcaaacatttttaaacaaGATTACAACGACCAAGAGAGACATCTGAAACGCAGAAGACATATCTAGCCATCCAAGAATGCCAGAGACATCATATTACCGTGCACCAAGAAGCATGAGGATCTTCATTTTTGTCAACTTAACTCCCAACCGCCCACGGTTAATGGGTCACCCACGCCCGTTCACTCGGCTCATGAGCCCCAACCCATCTGACGGGCAGTGCATTGATTTTCCAGGGTCTAAAAAACTTGTTTACTGATCCTGCAATCATCACATGACTGTTCTCCGTGCTTTGCCCTCACTCacacggtatcgcgaatcacttcccgataggtcgcCAATCATTCCagtactccagctcaagcacgtttaactctggagttctaaacggatgtgtgacggaaaaaataagtcaactttggtgacatatgTAGTAAAATCAATTAATCTTAAGTATTtacatatatcacaactcgagATGTTACATTAACATTTCTGGATGCATTCAAACTTAGAGACAATTTTTTATAACAGCCTGATAACTAAACCAGAAATGTTTTGGATCATAGATTAATATGGTTCGTCCAGGTTCAATGAGATTTAACGGATCTATTAAGttcaattaaagaataaaagtACAATAAAATCTAAATGTTTCGGTAAATTACAATTATTTGTACTAAACATTACATATgtttattcaaaaataattttataatcgaAACAATAAATACCAGATTTCTAATCATCTCACTCGTAAGGATTTTCCATGAGAGATGATATTTAGTGCTTAATGCCAATAGTATTGTCATCATTAATAACCAAACTTTTAGCGATGTTTCTTAGCTTATGTTTAAGAATCTTTCCGTTGCCGTTCTTAGGTAGTTCTCCCATGAACACAACCCTCTTCGGACACATAAAATGAGGCAGATTCTCACGGCAATACTTAATCAAATCACCTTCTCTTGTCATGAATTGATCATCACAGTCTCCTTGACCAGTCTTACGCTTTTCTAGAACAACGAACGCACAAGGGGTTTCACCCCACATAGGGTGAGGCATGGCCACAACAGCGGCCTCGAGCACCTTCTTATATTTGTAAAGAACATTCTCAACTTCAATACTGTTGATGTTTTCACCTCCCGATATGATAATATCTTTGGACCGATCTTTGATCTGTATGTGACCATCCGGGTGGATCACACCTATGTCTCCTGTGTTGAGCCATCCGTGTTTAAACGCTTCAGATGTAGCTTTCGGATTCTTTAGATACCCTTTCATTATGCTGCTTCCTTTCATGACAATTTCTCCCATTGTCTTCCCATCGCGTGGGACACTCTCCTGGGTTTTCTTGTTCTTTACGTCAACGTCAGCTAGGGCTAAGATGCCTACCCCTTGTCTTGCTTTCATCTCCATCTGTTGCTTCTCTGGAAGTCTGTTTTAATTGagttatataaatgttaaatcaaCCTTAATAACATTTAACATGGTTGTATGTTCAAAATAACTTCATCATTtcacttttcttttttaatttcaatccttttgaaaagtgaaatttttccttttttagtaGATGTGAACAAAAGGAAAATCTGATGCTGTAAATAGagttataaatttgtattattacCTGCTCCACTCGTCATGCCACTCACAAAAGAGAACAGCACCAGTGGCCTCCGTGAGCCCATAGACATGCAGCACTTGAAACCCGAGCCGCTGAACTTTCTCCACAAGGGCAGCAGGTGGCGATGAACCTCCGGTCAAAACCTGAACCGGCGTGGACCGTTGTGACATGTCAAGTGGATTTCCTTGAAGCAGAATGTTTAAGACTGTAGGAACACAACACATATGCGTCACGCCGTGCAATTCTATGTTCTTATAAATCTCCGGGGCAGACACATGCCTGATACACACGTTGGTGCCCCCACGTGCTGCCACTGACCACGTGAGATTCCATCCATTGCAATGAAACATAGGCAGAGTCCAAAGGTAGACCGGGAAGGTCCCTATTTCCCAGCCCATAATCACGCTCAGAGCGTTCAAATACACTCCACGGTGGCTAACCACAACACCTTTTGGTTCGCTCGTGGTACCCGATGTATAGTTTAACGAGATCGGATCATGCTCGTTTTGAATACGGAACATACGTGCAACCGAGGAGGACGAAGGTTCTCCCCTACGGATGAGCTCTTCGTAGTCTAACTGATCATGGGACGAAATCCTTTTAGGGCGATCGGGCTCGTCAATGAATATGACCAGCAGGTTTCGCTGCTCTTCATCTGGTAGTAGATGGAGCGTGGCTCTAGCTAAGGTCTCAAGGTTGCGGTCTACGAATAATATCTTGGGCTGTGCGTGGCGGAAGATTGCGGCGATGGATTTTGCGTCGAGGCGGGTGTTGATAGGGTTTAGGACAGCTCCAGCCATGGGAACAGCGAAGTGCATCTCATATATGGCCGGTATGTTTGGGGCCAGAACGGATACCTAAACACATATTTTAATGTCATGTCTCATATAAGttaaaatgaatataattatttcttaTATTCAGATTTGGTTTCTAACGCATACTCTCTGTTCTTAAGATGTTTAGCTAgaaacacacatattaagaattattttttttctagaaaatatcaataaaattataaattaataatatccaaccaattacaaaataaactattaaaatatgattgggTACacagtttttaaatattttatatattggaaCATCAAAATTCTATAGAACATCCTACATTTAGGAACAAAGGGATTACTATATACACTTTAAACAAAGCAAAAAGATTTgttggagagagagaggaagtgaCATACGATATCATTCTTGGCGATGTTAAGAGATAGGAGAGAAGCAGCGAGACGACAGCAACGGCCATAGGTCTGTGGCCAAGTGAAACGAGTTTCTCCATAGATTATGGAAGTTCTATTTGGATAACATTCCGAAGCTCTCTTCAAGAACGTTATGGGCGTTAGAGGAGCGTTGTTTGCTTCACATAACGCCAGATTGTCCATCTTGTTCTtagtttgtatttatatttgtg
This Brassica napus cultivar Da-Ae chromosome C6, Da-Ae, whole genome shotgun sequence DNA region includes the following protein-coding sequences:
- the LOC111207210 gene encoding receptor-like serine/threonine-protein kinase SD1-6, translated to MTPKISDFGMARIFGREETEANTRKVVGTYGYMSPEYAVDGIFSMKSDVFSFGVLLLEIISGKKNNGFYNSNRDLNLLGFVWRYWKEGKGIESVDPIIIDDSSSALLRTHEILRCIQIGLLCVQERAEDRPVMSTVMVMLGSETTAIPQPKRPGFCVGRSLLETESSSSTQRGDELSVNQITLSVIDAR
- the LOC106426260 gene encoding benzoate--CoA ligase, peroxisomal-like produces the protein MDNLALCEANNAPLTPITFLKRASECYPNRTSIIYGETRFTWPQTYGRCCRLAASLLSLNIAKNDIVSVLAPNIPAIYEMHFAVPMAGAVLNPINTRLDAKSIAAIFRHAQPKILFVDRNLETLARATLHLLPDEEQRNLLVIFIDEPDRPKRISSHDQLDYEELIRRGEPSSSSVARMFRIQNEHDPISLNYTSGTTSEPKGVVVSHRGVYLNALSVIMGWEIGTFPVYLWTLPMFHCNGWNLTWSVAARGGTNVCIRHVSAPEIYKNIELHGVTHMCCVPTVLNILLQGNPLDMSQRSTPVQVLTGGSSPPAALVEKVQRLGFQVLHVYGLTEATGAVLFCEWHDEWSRLPEKQQMEMKARQGVGILALADVDVKNKKTQESVPRDGKTMGEIVMKGSSIMKGYLKNPKATSEAFKHGWLNTGDIGVIHPDGHIQIKDRSKDIIISGGENINSIEVENVLYKYKKVLEAAVVAMPHPMWGETPCAFVVLEKRKTGQGDCDDQFMTREGDLIKYCRENLPHFMCPKRVVFMGELPKNGNGKILKHKLRNIAKSLVINDDNTIGIKH